The region CCACCAGCAGGCGTCGCTGAACAGGTGTAACAACCATGACTATTCCTTGGCGCCAATATTGTTAAAGTTATTTAGAAACAAAGGTTTGTGAGGCCTGTCGCTAACACTAGCAAGGTATTGACGCTGTTCTTGTACCGTTTCGCTATAAGTGTTGGCAGAAAGCCACTGCGCGGCTGTTGCGGGTAAAAAGTTGCAGCGCTGGAAAGCATTCATTGGGCTGTTAAAACAGTCGCTTACATGACGTCAATCACGAAAGGTTGAAAATTCTTGTTCTAAGATGTGACCCGTACCCCGCCATCGTGCATCAGTACAAGTAACTCGCCGCCTGGCTCGCCCAACCGACGGCATTCACTTGATTGGGCATTTAGAGAGAAGACCCACATGAACGCCCCGCTCCGCATCAACGAAGCTCTTTTGATCGCAGACCGTGCTTTCCAGCCCTTTCAGTGCGTGGCCTGGCACGATGGCAATGGCGCTCTCAGCCTGAGCGTCATCGACCGTACCAATACCCGTATCGGCAGCAAACAACTGACGTCGAGCACGTATAGCGACCCGGCGCAATTGGAAGATTTGTTGTTGCAGGCCCGAGCCGAACTCGACAAAAACGGCCATCAGTTAAAGTCGTGGGCAATGCCGAAGTAAATCGATACTGCAACGTGCGCTCATTGCATGACTGCAACACAATGAGCGCACGTTCAGTAGAAGTGCAGTGGACGCTTACTGTGCTGCAAGAATAAATCGTTCGATCGCTTCCGCTGCACCATTGTCTACATTGCTGCCGGTCACCACGTTGGCCTGTCGCTTGACGGTCTCTTCCGCCTGCCCCATGGCAATCGACAAGCCGGCAACCTGAAACATTGCCGGGTCATTGCCGCCGTCGCCGATAGCCGCCGTCTGCTCCATGGGCACGCCAAGGTGCGCAGCCAGGGTCTTCAAGGCTTCGCCCTTGTTGGCGAGCATCGCCGTTACGTCAAGGTACACCGGCTGCGAGCGTGACACCTGAGCCAGCCCTTGCACCTTGGGCTGCAACTGCGCTTCCAGTGTTACCAGCAACTGTGTGTTGTTGCTGGCGGCGACAATCTTGTCGACGCGGTCCAGGTACGGCTCAAAACTATCCACGACCACCGGCCCGTAGCCCAGGCCATCGGCTTCACGCTGCTCCATTGGCCCGGAAGGGTCACGGCGCAGCCAGTCACCGTCGGCGAATACCCACACCTCTACGTCCGGCTCCGCTGAAAACAGCGCCAGGGTCACCAGCGCCGCTTCCGTCGGCAAATGATGCGCAACCAGGATGCTGCCATCCGGGTTGATCAGCGTGCCGCCATTAAAGCCAGCGACCGGAACATCAATGCCAAAGGTCTCGATCAGGTGCAGCATGGCCTTGGGCGGCCGCCCACTGGCCAGGCTGAAAAACACCCCGGCGTCGCGCAAGGCGCGAATCGCATTGGCCGTGCGCTGGCTCAGGCTGTGGTCCGGATGCAGCAACGTGCCGTCCACATCACTGAGGATAAAACGGATGGGATGAATCGTTGCATCACTCATCCGAGGCTATGCCAGGTGCGGCCATCGCGGGCCAGTAAGGCATCGGCAGCCTCCGGGCCATCTTCACCGGCCTTGTAGGTCTGGATA is a window of Pseudomonas antarctica DNA encoding:
- a CDS encoding Cof-type HAD-IIB family hydrolase, whose protein sequence is MSDATIHPIRFILSDVDGTLLHPDHSLSQRTANAIRALRDAGVFFSLASGRPPKAMLHLIETFGIDVPVAGFNGGTLINPDGSILVAHHLPTEAALVTLALFSAEPDVEVWVFADGDWLRRDPSGPMEQREADGLGYGPVVVDSFEPYLDRVDKIVAASNNTQLLVTLEAQLQPKVQGLAQVSRSQPVYLDVTAMLANKGEALKTLAAHLGVPMEQTAAIGDGGNDPAMFQVAGLSIAMGQAEETVKRQANVVTGSNVDNGAAEAIERFILAAQ